From a region of the Vicugna pacos chromosome 35, VicPac4, whole genome shotgun sequence genome:
- the LOC140691457 gene encoding uncharacterized protein isoform X1, producing MAARLGSAPAGGPELRSLPPLLTGAPGRPGDSGGCPHVAGGSHGDPGKAGEGLRGPQVLPAAAAAAASAPSAGKAAAVSAPSAGTAAAAASAPSAGTAATAASTATAARPAPSAGTAAAAASAPSAGTAAAAASAPSAGTAAAAAASAPSAATADSTATGARPAPSAGTAAAAASAPSAATAAAAASAPSAGTAAAAASAPSAATAAAAASAPSAGTAAAAASAPSAATAASTATAARPVPSAGTAAAAASAPSAGTAASAGTAAAAASAPSAGTAAAAALAPSAATAARPAPSAGTAAAAASAPSAGTAAAAASAPSAGTAAAAASAPSAGTAAAAASAPSAGTAAAAASAPSAGTAAAAASAPSAGTAASAATADSTATAARPAPQPAPQPPTPQPPQPAPHPPPLRPPQPEQPPQPVPPPLPPQPLQPAPQPPPPRPLQPAPQPQPPPPTAQPPHPAPQPPPPGTPQPPPPPQSPPPPAQPPQPAPQPPPLQPPQPPPPPQPPPPPAQPPQPAPQPPQLRPPQPAPQPPPPRPPQPAPPPQPPPPPAQLWVRSRCTDGRLKCMFITSRKSQAFTM from the exons ATGGCtgcgcgcttggggtccgcaccGGCTGGCGGCCCCGAGCtccgttcactgccaccgctgctgaccggagCACCCGGTCGGCCCGGCGACTCCGGGGGCTGTCCCCACGTGGCAGGAGGCAgccatggcgaccctggaaaagCTGGCGAAGGCCTTCGAGgccctcaagtccttccagcagccgccgccgccgccgcctcagccccctcagccggtaaAGCCGCCGCCgtctcggccccctcagccggcaccgcagccgccgccgcttcagccccctcagccggcaccgccgccaccgccgcctcaaccgccaccgccgcccgcccagccccctcagccggcaccgcagccgccgccgcctcggccccttcagccggcaccgcagccgccgccgcctcggccccttcagccggcaccgcagccgccgccgccgcctcggccccctcagccgccACCGCCGACTCAACCGCCACCggcgcccgcccagccccctcagccggcaccgcagccgccgccgcttcggccccctcagccgccaccgccgccgccgccgcttcggccccttcagccggcaccgccgccgccgccgcctcagccccctcagccgccaccgccgccgccgccgcttcggccccttcagccggcaccgccgccgccgccgcctcggccccttcagccgccaccgccgcctcaaccgccaccgccgcccgcccagtcccttcagccggcaccgcagccgccgccgcctcggccccctcagccggaacagccgcctcagccggtaccgccgccgctgccgcctcagccccatcagccggcaccgcagccgccgccgctttgGCCCCCtcagccgccaccgccgcccgcccagccccctcagccggcaccgcagccgccgccgcctcggccccttcagccggcaccgcagccgccgccgcctcggccccttcagccggcaccgcagccgccgccgcctcggccccttcagccggcaccgcagccgccgccgcctcggccccttcagccggcaccgcagccgccgccgcctcggccccttcagccggcaccgcagccgccgccgcctcggccccttcagccggaacagccgcctcagccgccaCCGCCgactcaaccgccaccgccgcccgcccagccccccagccggcaccgcagccgccgaccccccagccccctcagccggcaccacATCCGCCGCCgcttcggccccctcagccggaacagccgcctcagccggtaccgccgccgctgccacctcagccccttcagccggcaccgcagccgccgccgcctcggccccttcagccggcaccgcagcctcaaccgccaccgccgaccgcccagccccctcacccggcaccgcagccgccgccgcctgggACCCCTCAGCCGCCACCGCCTCCTCAatcgccaccgccgcccgcccagccccctcagccggcaccgcagccgccgccgcttcagccccctcagccgccaccgccgcctcaaccgccaccgccgcccgcccagccccctcagccggcaccgcagccgccgcagcttcggccccctcagccggcaccgcagccgccgccgcctcggccccctcagccggcaccgccgcctcaaccgccaccgccgcccgcccagctgtgggtcaggagccgctgcacagacg gaaggttaaaatgcatgttcataacttcaagaaagtcacaagcatttacgatgtaa
- the LOC140691457 gene encoding uncharacterized protein isoform X2: protein MATLEKLAKAFEALKSFQQPPPPPPQPPQPVKPPPSRPPQPAPQPPPLQPPQPAPPPPPPQPPPPPAQPPQPAPQPPPPRPLQPAPQPPPPRPLQPAPQPPPPPRPPQPPPPTQPPPAPAQPPQPAPQPPPLRPPQPPPPPPPLRPLQPAPPPPPPQPPQPPPPPPPLRPLQPAPPPPPPRPLQPPPPPQPPPPPAQSLQPAPQPPPPRPPQPEQPPQPVPPPLPPQPHQPAPQPPPLWPPQPPPPPAQPPQPAPQPPPPRPLQPAPQPPPPRPLQPAPQPPPPRPLQPAPQPPPPRPLQPAPQPPPPRPLQPAPQPPPPRPLQPEQPPQPPPPTQPPPPPAQPPSRHRSRRPPSPLSRHHIRRRFGPLSRNSRLSRYRRRCHLSPFSRHRSRRRLGPFSRHRSLNRHRRPPSPLTRHRSRRRLGPLSRHRLLNRHRRPPSPLSRHRSRRRFSPLSRHRRLNRHRRPPSPLSRHRSRRSFGPLSRHRSRRRLGPLSRHRRLNRHRRPPSCGSGAAAQTEG from the exons atggcgaccctggaaaagCTGGCGAAGGCCTTCGAGgccctcaagtccttccagcagccgccgccgccgccgcctcagccccctcagccggtaaAGCCGCCGCCgtctcggccccctcagccggcaccgcagccgccgccgcttcagccccctcagccggcaccgccgccaccgccgcctcaaccgccaccgccgcccgcccagccccctcagccggcaccgcagccgccgccgcctcggccccttcagccggcaccgcagccgccgccgcctcggccccttcagccggcaccgcagccgccgccgccgcctcggccccctcagccgccACCGCCGACTCAACCGCCACCggcgcccgcccagccccctcagccggcaccgcagccgccgccgcttcggccccctcagccgccaccgccgccgccgccgcttcggccccttcagccggcaccgccgccgccgccgcctcagccccctcagccgccaccgccgccgccgccgcttcggccccttcagccggcaccgccgccgccgccgcctcggccccttcagccgccaccgccgcctcaaccgccaccgccgcccgcccagtcccttcagccggcaccgcagccgccgccgcctcggccccctcagccggaacagccgcctcagccggtaccgccgccgctgccgcctcagccccatcagccggcaccgcagccgccgccgctttgGCCCCCtcagccgccaccgccgcccgcccagccccctcagccggcaccgcagccgccgccgcctcggccccttcagccggcaccgcagccgccgccgcctcggccccttcagccggcaccgcagccgccgccgcctcggccccttcagccggcaccgcagccgccgccgcctcggccccttcagccggcaccgcagccgccgccgcctcggccccttcagccggcaccgcagccgccgccgcctcggccccttcagccggaacagccgcctcagccgccaCCGCCgactcaaccgccaccgccgcccgcccagccccccagccggcaccgcagccgccgaccccccagccccctcagccggcaccacATCCGCCGCCgcttcggccccctcagccggaacagccgcctcagccggtaccgccgccgctgccacctcagccccttcagccggcaccgcagccgccgccgcctcggccccttcagccggcaccgcagcctcaaccgccaccgccgaccgcccagccccctcacccggcaccgcagccgccgccgcctgggACCCCTCAGCCGCCACCGCCTCCTCAatcgccaccgccgcccgcccagccccctcagccggcaccgcagccgccgccgcttcagccccctcagccgccaccgccgcctcaaccgccaccgccgcccgcccagccccctcagccggcaccgcagccgccgcagcttcggccccctcagccggcaccgcagccgccgccgcctcggccccctcagccggcaccgccgcctcaaccgccaccgccgcccgcccagctgtgggtcaggagccgctgcacagacg gaaggttaa